The Victivallis sp. Marseille-Q1083 genome has a window encoding:
- a CDS encoding IclR family transcriptional regulator, giving the protein MQQEKKYQAPAAETMLKLLEFMADHPGSWGVSELSSAIRDGKNIVFRVLNVLAENGYAIKNESGKYELGAKLFSLGMKLHNRFELRFKARPFLRRLAEQTGETCQLQIPDGNRMLSVDVISPPSDYYLMVNPGARLFYHANAFGKAVMAFLDKETLKKLLKAPLKQLTPFTVTSPSAIREELAVIRKTRIATEHNEYVNGSFCIGSPVFDATGRVIAGIGISALSSRMKPQEEETMKHWVLECASAISASLGYEPEASLPLAARESGKES; this is encoded by the coding sequence ATGCAGCAAGAAAAGAAATACCAGGCCCCGGCGGCGGAAACGATGTTGAAATTGCTCGAATTCATGGCGGACCACCCCGGCAGTTGGGGGGTTTCCGAATTGAGTTCGGCTATCCGCGACGGCAAAAACATCGTCTTCCGCGTCCTGAACGTGTTGGCCGAAAACGGCTATGCGATAAAAAACGAGTCCGGCAAATACGAACTGGGCGCCAAACTGTTTTCGCTGGGAATGAAGCTGCACAACCGGTTCGAACTGCGTTTCAAAGCCCGCCCGTTCCTGCGCCGGCTCGCCGAACAGACCGGCGAAACCTGTCAACTGCAGATTCCGGACGGCAACCGGATGCTGTCGGTCGATGTCATTTCGCCGCCGAGCGACTATTATTTGATGGTCAATCCCGGCGCCCGTCTCTTTTACCACGCCAATGCATTCGGCAAAGCCGTCATGGCCTTCCTCGACAAGGAGACGCTGAAAAAACTGCTGAAAGCGCCGTTGAAGCAATTGACGCCGTTTACCGTCACGTCGCCGAGCGCGATCAGAGAGGAATTGGCCGTCATCCGGAAGACCCGGATCGCCACCGAGCACAACGAATACGTCAACGGCTCCTTCTGCATCGGCAGCCCAGTCTTCGACGCCACCGGCCGGGTAATCGCCGGTATCGGCATTTCCGCTCTTTCCAGCCGGATGAAACCGCAGGAGGAGGAAACGATGAAACACTGGGTGCTGGAGTGCGCGTCCGCCATTTCAGCCAGCCTCGGGTACGAGCCGGAAGCCAGCTTGCCGCTCGCCGCCCGGGAAAGTGGAAAGGAATCATAA
- a CDS encoding glycyl-radical enzyme activating protein — protein MTESRETMITGTIFDIEKFAIHDGPGIRTTVFLKGCPLRCLWCHNPESQHRAREIFFTPEKCIGCGWCFQACPNHCHQLTADGHRFDRTGCSRCGKCTEQCHAGALELVGREMTADEVLQEVLKDKIFYDNSGGGLTLSGGEPLAQFDFLCDLLPKAKTAGLHICLETCGYAPWRQFERMLPYIDLFLYDIKATDSDRHREFTGAPNTLILDNLRKIDAAGGQSILRCPLIPGVNDEAAHLLAITRLADSLRNVREIHLEPYHPLGIGKNARLGKTSRLPLTEFAEAETVEGWLQFMQQHTNLTVRRS, from the coding sequence ATGACTGAATCGAGGGAAACAATGATCACCGGAACGATTTTCGACATTGAAAAATTCGCCATTCACGATGGTCCCGGCATCCGGACCACGGTTTTTTTGAAAGGCTGTCCGCTGCGCTGCCTCTGGTGTCACAATCCGGAGTCGCAACACCGGGCCAGGGAAATCTTTTTCACACCGGAAAAATGCATCGGCTGCGGCTGGTGTTTCCAGGCTTGTCCGAATCATTGCCATCAACTGACGGCCGACGGTCACCGATTCGACCGGACCGGCTGCAGCCGCTGCGGCAAATGCACGGAGCAGTGCCATGCCGGCGCGCTGGAGCTGGTCGGCCGGGAGATGACCGCCGACGAGGTATTGCAGGAGGTGTTGAAAGACAAAATTTTTTACGACAATTCCGGTGGCGGCCTGACGCTGTCGGGCGGCGAACCGCTGGCGCAATTCGATTTTCTCTGCGACCTGCTGCCGAAAGCCAAGACGGCCGGACTGCATATCTGCCTGGAAACCTGCGGCTATGCGCCGTGGCGACAGTTCGAACGGATGCTGCCGTACATCGACCTGTTTCTCTATGACATCAAGGCAACCGACAGCGACCGGCACCGGGAATTCACCGGAGCGCCCAATACGCTGATCCTCGACAACCTGCGAAAGATCGACGCGGCCGGCGGACAAAGCATTCTGCGCTGCCCGCTGATTCCCGGCGTCAACGATGAAGCGGCTCATCTGCTGGCAATCACCCGGCTGGCCGATTCGCTGCGGAATGTCCGGGAGATCCATCTCGAACCCTATCACCCGCTCGGCATCGGCAAGAACGCCCGGCTGGGCAAAACCAGCCGGCTGCCGCTCACCGAATTCGCCGAAGCGGAAACGGTGGAAGGCTGGCTGCAATTCATGCAACAACACACCAATCTCACAGTAAGGAGAAGTTAA
- a CDS encoding pyruvate formate lyase family protein produces MDFEALRRLIARQQRTLCCLWDEFDPCAEMEALKECKASEPPAALWAKRCAARLQSVRFTVEPDELLIGRPIRPNRSPDELEAARTFLKEHSPLRDCRSAGQTGHAEPDYTGLFQKGIAGLLAELRGKIAASDGAVRETCGSFTLVLEAFGAMISRAADTAETGGNRPVAALCRKIARQPPETFQEALQLIWFVMFAVQLGDSASLLGPGRLDRRLAQFYENDVKNGLLTYSHAVEYFALLYLYINATCPAGLAYAVMIDGGTVNPLSYAALEALRLSRLVYPSVGLCVTDATPPDLKQLAVDLIAEGLPNPAFFNDRLLRESMAYYGVPEAETGEYINSTCVEITPCGASNVWVASPYYNLCGILLEALKHPCDSFEALERQFYRLLGRAIRDGAAEQNRLRQYRREHWRRPLQSVFTRDCLTRGLDIECGGARYNWVECSFVGLANWVDSMVVIREEVFRRRNLSLSELTALLERNFAGRENLRLKFLNHYPKYGWNDPEADALIPPLIDFLRRECAGQRMSPDDSPYLPGLFCWEMHQRLGAVTGATPDGRPTGAPFADGAGPAQGREKSGPTAAVHSVCSWDHRFLLGGSAFNLKFPRSLLAGRAERNKLLALIDVFLEGGGFQTQINAVDDATLRRAIERPEEYADLVVRIGGYTDYFTRLSPGMQQEVLQRSEYAGL; encoded by the coding sequence ATGGATTTCGAAGCGTTGCGCCGCCTTATCGCCCGGCAACAGCGGACGCTCTGCTGTCTCTGGGATGAATTCGATCCCTGCGCCGAAATGGAAGCGCTGAAGGAGTGCAAAGCGTCCGAGCCGCCGGCGGCATTGTGGGCCAAACGGTGCGCCGCCCGGCTGCAAAGCGTCCGGTTCACGGTCGAACCGGACGAATTGCTGATCGGCCGGCCGATCAGGCCGAACCGTTCGCCGGACGAACTGGAGGCGGCTCGAACCTTCCTGAAAGAACACAGCCCGCTGCGCGATTGCCGCAGCGCCGGCCAAACCGGACACGCCGAGCCGGATTACACCGGGCTTTTTCAAAAGGGCATCGCCGGGCTGCTGGCGGAGCTTCGGGGCAAAATCGCCGCGTCGGACGGCGCCGTCCGGGAAACCTGCGGCAGTTTCACCCTGGTCCTGGAAGCGTTCGGCGCGATGATCTCCCGCGCCGCCGACACCGCGGAAACCGGCGGAAACCGGCCGGTTGCCGCCCTCTGCCGAAAAATCGCCCGCCAGCCGCCGGAAACCTTTCAGGAGGCGCTCCAACTGATCTGGTTCGTCATGTTCGCCGTTCAGCTCGGCGACAGCGCCAGTTTGCTCGGTCCCGGCCGGCTCGACCGGCGGCTGGCGCAATTTTACGAAAACGACGTGAAAAATGGTCTTCTCACTTATTCGCATGCCGTCGAGTATTTCGCCCTGCTCTATCTTTATATCAACGCCACCTGTCCGGCCGGCCTGGCTTATGCGGTGATGATCGACGGCGGGACGGTCAACCCGCTTTCGTATGCGGCGCTGGAGGCGCTGCGGCTTTCCCGGCTGGTCTATCCATCGGTGGGGCTCTGCGTCACCGACGCAACCCCGCCAGACCTCAAACAACTGGCCGTCGACCTCATCGCCGAAGGATTGCCCAATCCCGCGTTTTTCAACGACCGGCTTCTCCGGGAAAGCATGGCGTATTACGGCGTGCCGGAGGCCGAAACCGGCGAATACATCAACTCCACCTGTGTCGAAATCACGCCGTGCGGCGCGTCGAATGTCTGGGTCGCCTCGCCTTATTACAACCTCTGCGGCATTCTGCTCGAAGCGCTGAAACACCCCTGCGACAGTTTCGAAGCGCTGGAGCGGCAATTCTACCGCCTGCTCGGCCGGGCCATCCGTGACGGCGCCGCCGAACAGAACCGTCTCCGGCAATATCGCCGGGAGCATTGGCGCCGTCCCCTGCAAAGCGTTTTCACCCGCGACTGCCTAACGCGCGGCCTGGATATCGAATGCGGCGGGGCCCGCTACAACTGGGTAGAGTGTTCCTTCGTCGGACTCGCCAACTGGGTGGATTCGATGGTCGTCATCCGGGAGGAGGTATTCCGGCGCCGCAACTTGTCGCTGTCCGAACTGACCGCGCTGCTGGAACGGAATTTTGCCGGACGGGAAAATCTGCGGTTGAAATTTTTGAACCATTATCCGAAATACGGCTGGAATGATCCGGAGGCCGATGCGCTGATTCCGCCGTTGATCGATTTTCTCCGCCGGGAATGTGCCGGTCAGCGCATGTCGCCCGACGATTCGCCTTATCTTCCCGGCCTGTTCTGCTGGGAAATGCACCAGCGGCTCGGCGCGGTCACCGGCGCCACGCCGGATGGCCGGCCAACCGGCGCCCCGTTCGCCGACGGTGCCGGTCCGGCCCAGGGGCGGGAGAAGTCCGGGCCGACCGCCGCAGTGCATTCGGTCTGCAGCTGGGACCACCGTTTTCTGCTCGGCGGTTCCGCCTTCAATCTGAAATTTCCCCGTTCGCTGCTGGCCGGCAGGGCGGAAAGAAACAAACTGCTGGCGCTGATCGATGTCTTTCTCGAAGGCGGCGGCTTCCAGACCCAGATCAACGCGGTGGACGACGCTACCCTGCGCCGGGCGATCGAACGGCCGGAGGAGTACGCCGACCTGGTCGTCCGGATCGGCGGCTATACCGATTACTTCACCCGGTTGTCGCCCGGCATGCAGCAGGAAGTGCTGCAGCGCAGCGAATACGCCGGTTTATGA
- a CDS encoding iron-containing alcohol dehydrogenase produces the protein MDSFTYFIPTKVLFGAGKLNELASTPLPGRKALIVITAGKSMKANGYLERVQALLTENHCGHAVFDKILPNPILSHVMEGAALARRENCDFVIGLGGGSSIDSAKAIAIMAKNPGDYWDYVSGGSGRALPIPNGALPIVAITTTAGTGTEADPWTVITKEETNEKIGFGCDLTYPVLSIVDPELMTTVPPRLTAFQGFDAFFHAAEGYLANIATPVSDAFALQSIALLARSLPAAVKNGADLAARTDVALANTLSGMVESTSCCISEHSIAHALGAYHQNLPHGAALAAVSEEYFKFFADKAPERFVKMAEAMRIANATPAKFVEALVQMQKECGIYPVKLSEYGVSAVELPTIADNARETMGGLFELDPVALNRDEVIGILQRSYR, from the coding sequence ATGGATTCGTTTACTTATTTCATCCCGACCAAGGTTCTTTTCGGCGCCGGCAAACTCAACGAGCTGGCCTCCACGCCGCTGCCCGGCCGGAAGGCCCTGATCGTCATCACCGCCGGCAAATCGATGAAAGCCAACGGTTACCTGGAACGGGTCCAGGCGCTGCTGACCGAAAATCATTGCGGCCATGCCGTCTTCGACAAAATCCTGCCCAATCCGATTCTGTCGCACGTCATGGAAGGGGCGGCGCTCGCCCGCCGGGAGAATTGCGATTTCGTCATCGGTCTCGGCGGCGGCAGTTCCATCGACTCGGCCAAGGCGATCGCCATCATGGCCAAAAATCCCGGCGATTACTGGGATTATGTTTCCGGCGGCAGCGGCAGGGCGTTGCCGATTCCGAACGGCGCACTGCCGATCGTCGCCATCACGACGACCGCCGGCACCGGCACCGAAGCCGACCCGTGGACCGTGATCACCAAGGAGGAAACCAACGAAAAGATCGGTTTCGGCTGCGATCTCACCTACCCGGTTCTCTCCATCGTCGATCCTGAATTGATGACTACCGTTCCGCCCCGTTTGACCGCCTTCCAGGGCTTCGACGCTTTCTTCCATGCCGCGGAAGGTTATCTGGCCAACATCGCCACGCCGGTCAGCGACGCTTTTGCGCTGCAAAGCATCGCCCTGCTCGCCCGTTCGCTGCCGGCCGCCGTCAAAAACGGCGCCGATCTGGCGGCCAGAACCGACGTGGCGCTGGCCAATACGCTCTCCGGCATGGTGGAGTCGACCTCCTGCTGCATTTCCGAGCACTCCATCGCGCACGCCCTCGGCGCCTATCACCAGAACCTGCCGCACGGCGCCGCCCTGGCGGCGGTCAGCGAGGAATATTTCAAATTCTTCGCCGACAAAGCGCCGGAGCGTTTCGTCAAAATGGCGGAAGCAATGCGGATTGCCAATGCCACGCCGGCCAAATTCGTCGAGGCGCTCGTCCAGATGCAGAAGGAGTGCGGCATTTATCCGGTGAAGCTTTCCGAATACGGCGTCAGCGCGGTGGAACTTCCGACCATCGCCGACAATGCCAGAGAGACGATGGGCGGTCTTTTCGAACTCGATCCGGTTGCCTTGAACCGCGATGAGGTCATCGGCATCCTGCAGCGTTCTTATCGTTGA